The Polymorphobacter megasporae genome window below encodes:
- a CDS encoding nitroreductase family protein: MLNDRSSPLALLATRRSGKPRDMVAPGPDAGQLAEILRIAARVPDHGKLAPWRFVTVAADRRAAFGEMLVAAYLLGRPEARPAELDEIRGFAQQAPTLVVVLSRVDTSSKIPAWEQELSAGAACALLEVAATAMGFVSGWLTGWAAYSDAVIASVGAPGDRIAGFFFIGSPARDLDERPRPDMADILHAW; this comes from the coding sequence ATGCTCAACGACCGCTCCTCCCCCCTCGCCCTCCTCGCCACGCGGCGGTCGGGGAAGCCGCGGGATATGGTCGCGCCGGGGCCCGACGCGGGGCAGCTTGCCGAGATCCTGCGCATCGCCGCGCGCGTGCCCGACCACGGCAAGCTGGCCCCGTGGCGCTTCGTCACCGTCGCCGCCGATCGGCGCGCGGCGTTCGGCGAGATGCTCGTCGCGGCGTATCTGCTCGGCCGCCCAGAGGCGCGGCCCGCCGAGCTCGACGAAATTCGCGGCTTCGCGCAGCAGGCCCCGACACTCGTCGTCGTGCTGTCGCGGGTCGATACGTCGAGCAAAATTCCGGCGTGGGAGCAGGAGTTGTCGGCCGGGGCGGCGTGTGCGCTGCTCGAAGTCGCCGCGACCGCGATGGGATTCGTCTCGGGCTGGCTGACCGGCTGGGCGGCATATTCGGACGCGGTGATCGCAAGTGTCGGCGCGCCGGGCGACCGCATCGCCGGGTTCTTCTTCATCGGCTCGCCCGCGCGTGACCTCGACGAGCGGCCGCGTCCCGACATGGCCGATATCCTTCACGCGTGGTGA
- the pdeM gene encoding ligase-associated DNA damage response endonuclease PdeM, producing MPAVSLSFAGATFVPQPCGALYWPARNALLVADLHLEKASFYGVHGQFLPPYDSFDTLACLIDAVEATGATQLWCLGDSFHDTGGAARLPVAARDTLRRLTRDLDWVWIAGNHDDASAGVLGGRVMVEAAVDGINLRHEATRDPAPEISGHYHPKLRLTLRGRRIVRRCFAMTPSKLVLPAYGALTGGLDVTDPAFARAIGGPLSALVATKAKLLRFQVAA from the coding sequence ATGCCCGCCGTTTCCCTTTCGTTCGCAGGCGCAACGTTCGTGCCCCAGCCGTGCGGAGCGTTGTACTGGCCCGCGCGCAATGCATTGCTCGTCGCCGATCTCCACCTCGAAAAGGCGAGCTTTTACGGTGTCCACGGCCAGTTCCTGCCGCCGTACGACAGCTTCGACACCCTCGCCTGCCTGATCGACGCGGTCGAGGCGACCGGGGCGACGCAATTGTGGTGCCTCGGCGACAGTTTCCACGACACCGGCGGGGCGGCGCGTCTGCCGGTCGCGGCGCGCGACACGCTGCGGCGGCTGACGCGCGACCTCGACTGGGTGTGGATCGCCGGCAATCACGACGACGCGAGCGCGGGCGTGCTCGGCGGGCGCGTGATGGTCGAGGCGGCGGTCGACGGGATCAATCTGCGCCACGAGGCGACCCGTGATCCCGCGCCCGAGATTTCAGGGCATTACCATCCCAAGCTGCGGCTGACGCTGCGCGGGCGGCGGATCGTGCGGCGGTGCTTTGCGATGACGCCGAGCAAGCTCGTGCTGCCGGCGTATGGGGCGCTGACCGGCGGGCTCGACGTCACCGACCCGGCGTTTGCCCGCGCGATCGGTGGGCCGCTGTCGGCGCTCGTCGCGACAAAGGCGAAGCTGTTGCGTTTTCAGGTCGCGGCTTAG
- a CDS encoding GntR family transcriptional regulator, with amino-acid sequence MWQGDRPIYLQIRDLIIARIIDSETGTQAPLPSVRALATELDVNPLTVAKAYQELRSSGLVAARKGVGLYIEPGAAAALLASERAAFMATDWPRIRRRIDRLGLSAADLFATQDA; translated from the coding sequence ATGTGGCAGGGCGACCGACCCATTTATCTCCAGATCCGCGATCTCATCATCGCCCGGATCATCGACAGCGAGACCGGCACGCAGGCACCGCTGCCGTCGGTGCGTGCGCTCGCGACCGAGCTCGACGTCAACCCGCTAACCGTCGCCAAGGCGTATCAGGAGCTCCGCTCGTCGGGCCTCGTCGCGGCGCGCAAGGGCGTTGGCCTGTATATCGAGCCGGGCGCGGCGGCGGCGCTGCTCGCGTCCGAGCGCGCGGCGTTCATGGCGACCGACTGGCCGCGCATCCGCCGCCGGATCGACCGGCTCGGCCTGTCGGCGGCCGACCTGTTCGCGACGCAGGATGCGTGA
- a CDS encoding DUF1501 domain-containing protein, whose translation MIARRQLLSAAAFGAGALFVSPSLALATVPTERRFVFIIQRGAADGLDVLRPTGDPAFAALRGGLIGDPAGTKLDAMFTLHPSLVEVGRMYGQGQALFVHAVASPYRDRSHFDGQNVLETGGTQPYAVRDGWLNRLVAMLPRASDEAIAIAPTVPAALRGSVQVASFAPSALPHAADDLMARVAALYDADPQLHPVWQAALETKGLAADAAAGQDPASLGRLTASFLTKPNGPRIAMLETLGWDTHSAQKGRLANQLKNLDAMLAAMRDGMGTAWATTTVLVATEFGRTAAVNGTGGTDHGTGSVAMLVGGAVKGGRVVADWPGLANGSLYQARDLRPTIALDTLIAGAAAESLALDPERVGRGLFAQATSARPMTGLIRA comes from the coding sequence ATGATCGCTCGCCGCCAATTGCTATCCGCCGCCGCGTTCGGTGCTGGCGCATTGTTCGTCAGTCCCAGCCTCGCGCTCGCCACCGTGCCGACCGAGCGCCGCTTCGTCTTCATTATCCAGCGCGGCGCGGCCGATGGGCTCGACGTCCTGCGCCCGACCGGCGACCCGGCGTTTGCCGCCCTGCGCGGCGGGCTGATCGGCGATCCCGCGGGCACGAAGCTCGACGCCATGTTCACGCTCCACCCGTCGCTCGTCGAGGTCGGCCGGATGTACGGCCAGGGGCAGGCGCTGTTCGTCCACGCCGTCGCCTCGCCGTACCGCGACCGCTCGCATTTCGACGGGCAGAACGTCCTCGAGACCGGCGGCACCCAGCCCTATGCGGTGCGCGACGGCTGGCTCAATCGGCTTGTGGCGATGCTGCCGCGCGCGAGCGACGAGGCGATTGCGATCGCGCCGACGGTACCTGCCGCGCTGCGCGGGTCGGTGCAGGTCGCATCGTTCGCGCCGTCCGCGTTGCCGCATGCCGCCGACGACCTGATGGCGCGCGTCGCCGCGCTGTACGATGCCGACCCGCAGCTCCACCCTGTCTGGCAGGCGGCGCTCGAGACCAAGGGCCTCGCCGCCGATGCTGCCGCCGGGCAGGACCCCGCCAGCCTGGGGCGCCTGACCGCCAGCTTCCTGACCAAGCCCAACGGCCCGCGCATCGCCATGCTCGAGACGCTCGGCTGGGATACGCACAGCGCGCAAAAGGGCCGCCTCGCCAACCAGCTCAAGAATCTCGACGCGATGCTCGCGGCGATGCGCGACGGAATGGGAACGGCGTGGGCGACGACGACGGTGCTTGTCGCGACCGAATTCGGGCGCACCGCGGCGGTCAACGGCACCGGCGGCACCGACCACGGAACCGGCTCGGTGGCGATGCTCGTCGGCGGCGCGGTCAAGGGCGGACGGGTCGTCGCCGACTGGCCGGGACTTGCGAACGGCAGTCTTTACCAGGCGCGTGACCTACGCCCGACGATCGCGCTCGATACGCTGATCGCCGGGGCTGCTGCCGAGAGCCTCGCGCTCGATCCCGAGCGCGTCGGGCGCGGACTGTTCGCGCAGGCGACGAGCGCGCGACCGATGACTGGGTTGATCCGGGCTTAG
- a CDS encoding peptide MFS transporter — MASIPAAGPLWFGHPRQLARLFTTEAMERFGYYGMRALLTLYLADHFLFSDSTTTSLYGGFTALVYLTPLVGGLIADRYLGSKRSVKFGAIVMACGYLTLCFGGDAAKPFATIDGQRYEVVVDRSTAAKQQYVVDHGKRLAIKGNDDGSVTLTGADGVVDRTVAKGGFVPGGERNPLYTMIMLIGLSAVTVGNGFFKPNISTMVGSLYANGDRRRDAGFTIFYMGINLGSLFSQLLCPLLAVGIPGVWDGLGWWAGFGLAAIGMAVSWGLIQFAGPKMAGIGETPVQAGGDKGIMIYVLALLAIPLIWFLFTNLMDAPPPIKGQGIGGYILGLPILGKVLFFTFLASVIGIPIWSLRAGTRQEFEMMVAAIVLIVFNVVFWTLFEQAGSSLTLFADRNTDLRMFPSLFPNFSITAGQTQFFNAFFIVVCAPMLAKLWVTLAKRGIEPGIPVKFGVALIGVGAGFLLLVFGTKFAGPDFKVGIWWLAGLYLVHSLAELCISPVGLSMITKLSIARIVGMMMGVWFLSISCAQYVAGVVAQVASVETVGGQVTNLKVSLDTYAGVFQTIGLIAAGIGLVLLVISPLLKRLMHGVD; from the coding sequence ATGGCCAGTATCCCCGCCGCCGGACCGTTGTGGTTCGGCCATCCCCGGCAACTGGCGCGGCTGTTCACGACCGAGGCGATGGAGCGCTTCGGTTATTACGGCATGCGGGCGCTGCTCACGCTCTACCTCGCCGACCATTTCCTGTTCAGCGATTCGACCACGACCAGCCTGTACGGCGGCTTCACCGCGCTCGTGTACCTGACCCCGCTCGTCGGCGGGCTGATCGCCGATCGCTACCTCGGGTCGAAGCGGTCGGTGAAGTTCGGCGCGATCGTCATGGCGTGCGGATATCTTACTCTATGCTTCGGCGGCGACGCGGCGAAGCCGTTCGCGACGATCGACGGCCAGCGCTACGAAGTCGTCGTCGACCGCTCGACCGCGGCCAAGCAGCAATATGTCGTCGACCACGGCAAGCGGCTCGCGATCAAGGGCAACGACGATGGCTCGGTGACGCTGACCGGTGCCGACGGCGTGGTCGACCGGACGGTGGCGAAGGGCGGCTTCGTCCCCGGCGGCGAGCGCAACCCGCTCTATACGATGATCATGCTGATCGGCCTGTCGGCGGTGACGGTCGGCAACGGTTTCTTCAAGCCGAACATCTCGACGATGGTCGGCTCGCTGTATGCCAACGGCGACCGGCGGCGCGATGCCGGGTTCACGATCTTCTACATGGGCATCAACCTCGGCTCATTGTTCTCGCAATTGCTGTGTCCGCTGCTTGCGGTCGGCATCCCCGGCGTCTGGGACGGGCTCGGCTGGTGGGCGGGGTTCGGCCTCGCCGCGATCGGCATGGCGGTGTCGTGGGGGCTGATCCAGTTCGCCGGGCCGAAGATGGCGGGAATCGGTGAGACCCCGGTCCAGGCGGGCGGCGACAAGGGGATCATGATCTACGTCCTCGCGCTGCTTGCGATCCCGCTGATCTGGTTCCTGTTCACCAACCTGATGGACGCCCCGCCGCCGATCAAGGGACAGGGCATCGGCGGGTACATCCTCGGCCTGCCGATCCTCGGCAAAGTGTTGTTCTTCACCTTCCTCGCATCGGTCATCGGCATCCCGATCTGGAGCCTCCGCGCCGGCACGCGGCAGGAGTTCGAGATGATGGTCGCGGCGATCGTCCTGATCGTCTTCAACGTCGTCTTCTGGACGTTGTTCGAGCAAGCGGGGTCGTCGCTGACCTTGTTCGCCGACCGCAACACCGACCTCCGCATGTTCCCGTCGCTGTTCCCCAACTTCAGCATCACCGCGGGGCAGACGCAGTTCTTCAACGCGTTCTTCATCGTCGTCTGCGCGCCGATGCTCGCGAAGCTGTGGGTCACGCTCGCCAAGCGCGGCATCGAGCCCGGCATCCCGGTCAAGTTCGGCGTCGCGCTGATCGGCGTCGGGGCGGGCTTCCTCCTGTTGGTGTTCGGCACGAAGTTCGCCGGGCCCGACTTCAAGGTCGGCATCTGGTGGCTCGCGGGGCTGTACCTCGTCCATTCACTCGCCGAATTGTGCATCTCGCCGGTCGGGTTGAGCATGATCACCAAGCTGTCGATTGCGCGGATCGTCGGCATGATGATGGGGGTGTGGTTCCTGTCGATCAGCTGCGCGCAGTACGTCGCCGGGGTCGTCGCGCAGGTCGCGAGCGTAGAAACGGTCGGCGGGCAGGTGACCAATCTGAAGGTCAGCCTCGATACCTATGCCGGGGTGTTCCAGACGATCGGTCTGATCGCGGCGGGGATCGGGCTGGTCCTCCTCGTGATTTCGCCCCTCCTCAAACGCCTGATGCACGGAGTCGATTGA
- a CDS encoding amidohydrolase, producing MRRLFLFALLGVAACASGEHPKTAGDKAAGPAEIVAIPTDPYPSTYHPYPGVTTVIRGATVYDGAGRKFAPGMVRLENGKVAEVGATVAIPAGATVIEAAGKFVTPGIIDIHSHLGDYPSPGVQANSDGNEATRPNTADVWAEHSIWPQDPGFTRALAGGVTTFHILPGSANLFGGRGVTVKNVLGRTAQDMKFPGAKPSLKMACGENPKRVYGSRNISPQTRMGNIAVDRQAWSDAVIYKRKWDDYTKKAKAGTAKPTDAPKRELVNDTLMGVLNGDILVQNHCYRADEMANVIAMSKEFGYHVSAFHHAVESYKIADLLRKENICSAMWADWWGFKMESYDGIRENIAMVHNAGACAIVHSDDPNGIQRLNQEAAKAMAAGRRAGIVVAPEVAFEWLSLNPAKGLGIDKQTGSLEPGKMADVVLWNGDPFSVYSRPERVWIDGALMYDAADPNRRPRTDFELGQPGSGDVK from the coding sequence ATGCGGCGGCTGTTTCTGTTCGCGCTGCTCGGGGTCGCGGCGTGCGCGTCCGGCGAGCATCCCAAGACTGCGGGCGACAAGGCGGCGGGGCCGGCGGAGATCGTCGCGATTCCCACCGATCCGTACCCGTCGACGTACCATCCCTACCCCGGCGTCACGACGGTGATCCGCGGTGCGACGGTGTACGACGGCGCGGGGCGGAAGTTCGCCCCCGGCATGGTCCGGCTCGAAAACGGCAAGGTCGCCGAGGTCGGCGCGACCGTCGCGATCCCGGCAGGCGCAACGGTGATCGAGGCGGCGGGCAAGTTCGTCACGCCCGGCATCATCGACATCCACAGCCACCTCGGCGACTATCCGTCGCCCGGCGTCCAGGCGAACAGCGACGGCAATGAGGCGACGCGTCCGAACACCGCCGACGTCTGGGCCGAACATTCGATCTGGCCGCAGGACCCCGGCTTTACCCGCGCACTCGCAGGCGGCGTGACGACGTTTCACATCTTGCCGGGTTCGGCGAACCTGTTTGGCGGGCGCGGCGTCACGGTCAAGAACGTCCTCGGCCGGACCGCGCAGGACATGAAGTTCCCCGGGGCCAAGCCGAGCCTCAAGATGGCGTGCGGCGAGAACCCAAAGCGCGTCTACGGCAGCCGCAACATCTCGCCGCAGACGCGGATGGGCAACATCGCGGTCGACCGCCAGGCGTGGTCCGACGCGGTGATCTACAAGCGCAAGTGGGACGATTATACCAAGAAGGCGAAGGCCGGGACCGCAAAGCCGACCGACGCGCCCAAGCGCGAACTCGTCAACGACACGCTGATGGGCGTGTTGAACGGCGACATCCTCGTCCAGAACCACTGCTACCGCGCCGACGAGATGGCCAACGTGATCGCGATGTCGAAGGAATTCGGCTATCATGTCAGTGCGTTCCACCACGCGGTCGAAAGCTACAAGATCGCCGACCTGCTGCGGAAGGAGAACATCTGCTCGGCGATGTGGGCCGACTGGTGGGGCTTCAAGATGGAAAGCTATGACGGCATCCGCGAGAATATTGCCATGGTTCACAACGCCGGGGCGTGCGCGATCGTCCACTCCGACGACCCGAACGGCATCCAGCGTTTGAACCAGGAAGCCGCGAAGGCGATGGCCGCCGGACGCCGGGCGGGCATCGTCGTCGCCCCCGAGGTCGCGTTCGAATGGCTGTCGTTGAACCCGGCGAAGGGGCTCGGCATCGACAAGCAAACCGGCAGCCTCGAACCTGGCAAGATGGCCGACGTCGTGCTGTGGAACGGCGACCCGTTCAGCGTCTATTCGCGTCCCGAACGCGTGTGGATCGACGGCGCGCTGATGTACGACGCCGCCGACCCCAACCGCCGCCCGCGAACCGACTTCGAACTCGGCCAGCCCGGCTCGGGAGACGTCAAGTGA
- the cysQ gene encoding 3'(2'),5'-bisphosphate nucleotidase CysQ, with protein MMIRPDLIDALAPVMRAAGRLIEEVREAGFETRGKSDASPVTEADERAELLITAALAAADPDTPIVGEEAHAAGHRPPPCGRFWLIDPLDGTRDFIAGRAAYSVNIGLIEHGRPVLGLVLSPRDGVLWAGAEGHGAFRQDPGEDRVAIATRLCAVPPVVVVSHSHLDDETRDYLSRLGMVALEPAGSSLKFCRLAEGSADVYPRYGPTMEWDTAAGHAILLAAGGTMHSPGGTDFAYGKPGYLNSGFLAVGDAGTFDRLPPL; from the coding sequence ATGATGATCCGCCCCGACCTCATCGATGCCCTCGCCCCCGTCATGCGCGCCGCCGGCCGCCTGATCGAGGAGGTCCGCGAAGCGGGGTTCGAGACCCGCGGCAAGTCTGACGCGTCGCCGGTGACCGAGGCCGACGAGCGCGCCGAGCTGCTGATCACCGCAGCGCTCGCCGCCGCCGACCCCGATACCCCGATCGTCGGCGAGGAGGCGCACGCCGCCGGCCACCGTCCGCCGCCGTGCGGACGCTTCTGGCTGATTGATCCGCTCGACGGAACGCGCGATTTCATCGCCGGGCGCGCGGCGTATTCGGTCAACATCGGGCTGATCGAGCATGGCCGCCCGGTGCTCGGCCTCGTCCTCAGCCCGCGCGACGGCGTGCTGTGGGCGGGCGCGGAGGGGCATGGCGCGTTCCGGCAGGACCCCGGCGAGGACCGCGTGGCGATCGCGACGCGGCTGTGCGCCGTGCCGCCGGTCGTTGTCGTCAGCCACAGCCATCTCGACGACGAGACCCGCGATTACCTGTCGCGGCTCGGCATGGTCGCGCTCGAACCTGCCGGATCGAGCCTGAAGTTCTGCCGCCTGGCCGAGGGGAGCGCCGACGTCTATCCGCGCTACGGGCCGACGATGGAGTGGGACACCGCGGCGGGGCACGCAATCCTCCTCGCTGCGGGCGGAACGATGCACAGTCCGGGGGGGACCGACTTTGCTTATGGCAAGCCGGGGTATCTCAACAGCGGCTTCCTCGCGGTCGGCGATGCGGGAACATTCGACCGGCTGCCGCCGCTGTAA